Proteins encoded by one window of Halosolutus amylolyticus:
- a CDS encoding SDR family oxidoreductase, producing MTATTAFDVDFDGTVAVITGASGALGSAAVDRFRAAGATVCAVDVVEPDADDSQLDAGEGVHFYEADLTDEDDVADLVSSVVDDHGRIDHLLNIAGTWRGGDPIEETDVEEFDLLVDVNLKTAFLASKHALPHLQETGGAIVSVSARSSLEGGEGDGPYRITKAGIRLLTETLAEENRGRVRANCVMPSVIDTPMNREMMPDADHDSWVDPADIAAMMSFLCSDGASVTSGAAVPVYGEA from the coding sequence ATGACAGCCACGACAGCGTTCGACGTCGACTTCGATGGGACCGTCGCCGTGATCACCGGTGCGAGCGGGGCCCTGGGCAGCGCGGCCGTCGATCGATTCCGGGCGGCGGGCGCGACGGTCTGTGCTGTCGACGTCGTCGAACCCGACGCGGACGACAGCCAGCTCGACGCCGGCGAGGGCGTCCACTTCTACGAGGCGGACCTGACCGACGAGGACGACGTCGCGGACCTCGTCTCCAGCGTCGTCGACGACCACGGTCGGATCGACCACCTGTTGAACATCGCCGGCACCTGGCGCGGCGGCGATCCGATCGAAGAGACCGACGTCGAAGAGTTCGACCTGCTGGTCGACGTGAACCTGAAGACGGCGTTCCTGGCCTCGAAACACGCACTGCCACACTTACAGGAGACCGGGGGTGCGATCGTCAGCGTCAGCGCCCGATCGTCGCTGGAGGGCGGCGAGGGTGACGGCCCCTACCGGATCACCAAGGCAGGGATTCGTCTGCTGACCGAGACGCTGGCCGAGGAGAACCGGGGCCGCGTCCGTGCCAACTGCGTCATGCCGAGCGTGATCGACACCCCGATGAACCGGGAGATGATGCCCGACGCCGATCACGACTCGTGGGTCGATCCCGCCGATATCGCGGCGATGATGAGCTTCCTCTGTAGCGACGGCGCGTCGGTCACGAGCGGTGCGGCCGTGCCGGTCTACGGGGAGGCCTGA
- a CDS encoding response regulator has product MTLASQPPADSIDVLLVEDNPGDVRLTQEAFNAVTADISLHVTTDGLEALDCLSRLLEDPSASLPDLVLLDLNLPRMGGFEFLENVRSDSDLANLPVLVLTSSEATEDVRESYDRCANAYLTKPTDPDEFVTIAEAVVNFWFEQAALPPIPS; this is encoded by the coding sequence ATGACCCTCGCGTCGCAACCACCTGCCGATTCGATCGACGTGCTCCTCGTCGAAGACAATCCCGGCGACGTCCGACTCACCCAGGAGGCGTTCAACGCGGTCACGGCCGACATATCGCTTCACGTTACGACGGACGGGCTCGAGGCGCTCGACTGTCTGTCCCGCCTGCTCGAGGATCCGTCGGCCTCACTCCCGGATCTCGTCTTGCTTGACCTGAACCTGCCCCGGATGGGCGGGTTCGAATTCCTCGAGAACGTCCGGTCGGACTCGGACCTCGCGAACCTCCCCGTGCTCGTGTTGACGAGTTCGGAGGCGACCGAGGACGTCCGGGAGAGCTACGACCGGTGCGCGAACGCCTACCTCACCAAACCGACCGATCCCGACGAGTTCGTCACGATCGCCGAGGCCGTCGTGAACTTCTGGTTCGAACAGGCGGCGCTCCCGCCGATTCCCTCGTAG
- a CDS encoding glycerophosphodiester phosphodiesterase has product MRLIAHRGFAATAPENTVAAVRTAAEYADAVEFDVRRCGSGELVVIHDETIDRVTGRDGTVADTDLAELQTASVLDSDERIPTLEAVLSAVPPSVELNLEMKARGIAADVLDAIADVDNRVVATSFLEPELRAIRDRDESQPIGLLVSRRLDAPVSTAVELDCDVIGAGYWRCLTTGLVPRAKSVGLEVHAWPIERLRLAKLLDRCGVDCVSADRPLRVGASD; this is encoded by the coding sequence ATGCGACTGATCGCCCACCGCGGGTTCGCCGCGACGGCACCGGAGAACACGGTCGCCGCCGTCCGAACCGCTGCCGAGTACGCCGACGCCGTCGAGTTCGACGTGCGACGGTGTGGGTCGGGGGAACTCGTCGTCATCCACGACGAGACGATCGACCGCGTGACGGGGCGGGACGGGACCGTCGCGGACACCGATCTCGCGGAGCTGCAGACGGCGTCGGTGCTCGACTCGGACGAGCGAATCCCCACGCTCGAGGCGGTGCTTTCGGCGGTGCCGCCGTCCGTCGAACTCAACCTCGAGATGAAGGCGCGGGGCATCGCCGCGGACGTCCTCGACGCGATCGCCGACGTCGACAACCGGGTCGTCGCGACCTCCTTTCTCGAACCCGAACTGCGGGCGATCCGGGACCGCGACGAGAGCCAGCCGATCGGGCTGCTGGTCAGCCGGCGGCTCGATGCGCCCGTGTCGACCGCCGTCGAACTCGACTGCGACGTCATCGGGGCGGGCTACTGGCGGTGCCTGACCACGGGACTCGTCCCGCGGGCGAAGTCGGTCGGCCTCGAAGTGCACGCCTGGCCGATCGAACGCCTCCGCCTGGCCAAACTGCTCGATCGCTGTGGCGTGGACTGCGTCTCGGCCGATCGGCCGCTCCGCGTCGGGGCGTCCGACTGA
- a CDS encoding NUDIX domain-containing protein, which produces MTSNHSDTSTEGTAGEPIADLETLRHRDDVAFHEETDTADPEALDELAALDDLVVVGVTNEQGSVLLRRLTADCAWKLPLVDVQSGESYADAARRAVETVVGLEITLDAIAGVWRFELQLENGDRTETRHFVVFGATPANGTDVADLAAPDADEDGPVGVGWFDDLPDDAEEAPGTRLFFE; this is translated from the coding sequence ATGACATCGAACCACTCCGATACGTCGACAGAGGGTACCGCCGGCGAACCGATCGCGGATCTCGAGACCTTGCGCCACCGTGACGACGTCGCGTTTCACGAGGAGACCGATACCGCCGACCCGGAGGCGCTCGACGAACTCGCGGCCCTCGACGATCTGGTCGTCGTCGGGGTCACGAACGAGCAGGGATCGGTGTTGCTCCGACGACTGACGGCCGACTGTGCCTGGAAACTGCCGCTCGTCGACGTCCAGTCCGGAGAATCGTACGCCGACGCCGCACGGCGGGCGGTCGAAACGGTCGTCGGTCTCGAGATCACCCTCGACGCGATCGCGGGCGTGTGGCGATTCGAACTCCAACTCGAGAACGGCGATCGGACCGAGACGCGACACTTCGTCGTCTTCGGTGCGACGCCCGCCAACGGGACGGACGTGGCCGATCTGGCCGCCCCGGACGCCGACGAGGACGGTCCCGTCGGCGTCGGCTGGTTCGACGACCTGCCGGACGACGCCGAAGAAGCCCCGGGGACGCGGCTGTTCTTCGAGTGA
- a CDS encoding secondary thiamine-phosphate synthase enzyme YjbQ, protein MGHATFSVETDARLTTVDVTDRIAAAVPDDLETGTCTAFVQHTTAGLVVQEDEPRLRGDIESFLRDLVPDEGHAHDELDDNADSHLRAAVVGPDVTIPVENGRLALGTWQSVLFVECDGPRTRTVSVTTIGDGS, encoded by the coding sequence ATGGGACACGCCACATTCAGCGTCGAGACCGACGCACGGCTCACGACCGTCGACGTGACCGACCGAATCGCCGCGGCCGTCCCGGATGACCTCGAAACCGGTACGTGTACGGCATTCGTCCAGCACACGACGGCAGGGCTCGTGGTTCAGGAAGACGAACCCCGACTGCGGGGCGACATCGAGTCGTTCCTCCGCGACCTGGTGCCGGACGAGGGCCACGCCCATGACGAACTGGACGATAATGCCGACTCCCACCTCCGGGCGGCGGTCGTCGGGCCGGACGTGACGATCCCGGTCGAAAACGGCCGACTCGCGCTCGGCACGTGGCAGTCGGTGCTGTTCGTCGAGTGCGACGGCCCGCGCACGCGCACGGTGTCGGTGACGACGATCGGGGACGGCAGTTGA
- the arsN2 gene encoding arsenic resistance N-acetyltransferase ArsN2, with amino-acid sequence MSGGSITLRQADERTLSSVETLLAENDLPTADVRSNPGWFYLAFHGDDRVGVGGIEPYGTDGLLRSVVVERSARGNGLGTALTEALEEVAREEGIATLYLLTTTASAFFASHGYEEIDRIDAPDAILRTTEFAELCPASATCMRKSL; translated from the coding sequence ATGAGCGGCGGATCGATCACGCTCCGACAGGCCGACGAGCGAACGCTCTCCTCCGTCGAAACGCTCCTGGCGGAGAACGACCTGCCGACGGCGGACGTCCGATCGAACCCCGGGTGGTTCTACCTCGCGTTCCACGGCGACGATCGGGTCGGCGTCGGTGGTATCGAACCGTACGGCACCGACGGGCTCCTCCGATCGGTCGTCGTCGAACGATCGGCCCGCGGGAACGGACTCGGAACGGCGCTTACCGAGGCCCTGGAGGAGGTGGCCAGGGAAGAGGGGATCGCCACGCTCTACTTGCTCACGACGACCGCGTCCGCGTTCTTCGCGTCTCACGGCTACGAGGAAATCGATCGCATCGACGCGCCCGATGCGATCCTGAGGACGACGGAGTTCGCCGAACTCTGTCCCGCGTCGGCCACCTGTATGCGGAAGTCGCTGTAG
- a CDS encoding HEAT repeat domain-containing protein, translating into MDGDGGETVEKSHNAAAFDLPAVLAQLDDHDPTSQRQAVRRIRETIDEEPSLCLPTVPKLRALLGRPSIDFHDEIALSLAELAEESPADVAPSVDEIVSFAADNERDPATRELLRCLDAVATERPDAVVEHADAILAVLEERRGYDRWGLRLLASLSIEYPAAVEPASSLLIDALAGDPAENGVPALSALGRLARSDAASPALEFVDDAVALVDHDDGTLRNNAIGCLGDVAHQNPAAVEGACPRIATALESDDPNTRANAAVTIARVAAGAEGAVEPARERLVALLDDDHAHVRANACLALGYGGVDGAADRLATLAAEDPDPSVRERAAWAVDRVT; encoded by the coding sequence ATGGATGGGGATGGGGGCGAAACCGTCGAGAAGAGTCACAACGCGGCCGCGTTCGACCTTCCGGCGGTACTCGCACAACTCGACGACCACGATCCGACCAGTCAACGGCAGGCGGTCCGACGGATCAGGGAGACGATCGACGAGGAACCGTCGCTCTGTCTGCCGACCGTGCCGAAACTCCGGGCGTTGCTCGGCCGCCCGTCGATCGACTTCCACGACGAGATCGCACTGAGCCTGGCCGAACTGGCCGAAGAATCGCCAGCCGACGTCGCACCGTCGGTCGACGAGATCGTCTCGTTTGCCGCCGACAACGAGCGAGACCCAGCGACGCGGGAGCTACTGCGCTGTCTCGACGCCGTCGCGACGGAGCGGCCGGACGCGGTCGTCGAGCACGCGGACGCGATTCTCGCCGTGCTCGAGGAGCGCCGGGGGTACGATCGCTGGGGACTGCGTCTGCTCGCGTCCCTCTCGATCGAGTATCCGGCGGCGGTCGAACCCGCATCGTCGCTCCTGATCGACGCGCTCGCGGGGGATCCGGCGGAAAACGGCGTACCCGCGCTGTCGGCACTCGGACGGCTCGCGCGATCGGACGCGGCCTCGCCCGCGCTCGAGTTCGTCGACGACGCCGTGGCGCTGGTCGATCACGACGACGGGACGCTCAGGAACAACGCGATCGGCTGCCTGGGCGACGTCGCCCACCAGAATCCGGCCGCCGTCGAGGGGGCGTGTCCGCGCATCGCGACGGCGCTCGAGAGCGACGATCCGAACACGCGGGCGAACGCCGCCGTCACGATCGCCCGCGTGGCCGCTGGCGCCGAAGGGGCGGTCGAACCAGCACGGGAGCGCCTCGTCGCCCTGCTCGACGACGACCACGCGCACGTCCGGGCGAACGCCTGTCTCGCCCTCGGGTACGGCGGCGTCGACGGGGCGGCCGATCGACTCGCGACCCTCGCGGCCGAGGACCCGGACCCGAGCGTCCGCGAGCGGGCCGCGTGGGCCGTCGATCGGGTGACCTAG
- a CDS encoding CNNM domain-containing protein, whose protein sequence is MDSLEITGRLIAGILLILINAYFVAIEFGLTRARQYPESEFDTPGLRRAWEMTDDLELYLTTCQIWISGTSIALGIVAEPGLAALFEPVFENTVLASAGFGSILAFFLINMVHLTHGEQTPTYLGVERSKQVCRYGAAPLYWFALVISPLIRFGDWVAKGTLRLFGIEMTGAWLETEAEVIESRADLRNRLGTVLDRGDLSDERREEVMNALQVGEQPVREVMIPPDEIVALSTEADFEENARRMERRPQTRYPLVGSELTDFHGIVYFPVFARHREELADGTVDFSELAAPPMTLSPDTVVSDAIDQFQAEQQELAFVIEDGDVVGLVTVTDLLEAITGDIEDPLDQGRIDVREGKGDD, encoded by the coding sequence ATGGATTCGCTCGAGATTACCGGGCGACTGATCGCCGGCATCCTGCTCATCCTGATCAACGCCTACTTCGTCGCCATCGAGTTCGGGCTGACGCGCGCCCGGCAGTACCCGGAGTCGGAGTTCGACACGCCCGGACTGCGACGGGCGTGGGAGATGACCGACGATCTCGAACTGTACCTGACGACCTGCCAGATCTGGATCTCGGGGACCAGTATCGCACTGGGGATCGTCGCCGAGCCCGGACTCGCGGCCCTCTTCGAACCGGTCTTCGAGAATACGGTTCTCGCCTCGGCCGGGTTCGGGTCGATCCTCGCGTTCTTTCTCATCAACATGGTGCACCTGACACACGGGGAACAGACGCCGACCTACCTCGGCGTCGAACGCTCGAAACAGGTCTGCCGGTACGGCGCGGCCCCGCTGTACTGGTTCGCGCTGGTGATCTCGCCGCTGATTCGGTTCGGCGACTGGGTCGCGAAGGGGACGCTCCGGCTGTTCGGCATCGAGATGACCGGCGCGTGGCTCGAGACCGAAGCGGAGGTCATCGAGTCGCGGGCCGACCTCCGGAACCGACTCGGGACCGTCCTCGATCGGGGGGATCTGAGCGACGAGCGGCGCGAGGAGGTGATGAACGCGCTCCAGGTGGGCGAACAGCCGGTGCGCGAGGTGATGATCCCACCCGACGAAATCGTCGCACTCTCGACCGAGGCCGACTTCGAGGAGAACGCCCGTCGGATGGAACGGCGACCGCAAACGCGGTATCCGCTGGTCGGATCGGAGTTGACGGATTTCCACGGGATCGTGTACTTTCCCGTGTTCGCCAGGCATCGCGAGGAGTTGGCGGACGGAACCGTCGACTTTTCCGAACTGGCCGCGCCGCCGATGACGCTCTCCCCGGATACGGTCGTCAGCGACGCGATCGACCAGTTCCAGGCCGAACAGCAGGAACTCGCGTTCGTGATCGAGGACGGTGACGTCGTCGGACTGGTGACGGTGACCGACCTGCTGGAGGCGATCACGGGCGACATCGAAGACCCGCTCGATCAGGGCCGAATCGACGTTCGGGAGGGGAAGGGCGACGACTAG
- a CDS encoding DUF7351 domain-containing protein, translating to MTPNDSDDPNHETESRAAEQESFGRLAHEVRLEILAALAAGAPLQYADLFDRSSATDRGRFNYHLRNLRDGYVQDTDEGYDLTHQGRWATNVLAARVLGPADDLPVAEIDSRCGNCGRSAVEMGYRDGECVVRCRSCERTLSRFDFPPGAAHARSRESLAEAYAARTRHYVTLADDGVCPFCAGRMRSAIRPGAATHPESLPVVFDCSGCSAALRAPIGLVLTNRPAVSTRLREHGIEPTDRPFWEYEWGTFSAPTLAGTDPLVAALELPSGDDSWTVFVGADVVIRERSGDVADGAR from the coding sequence ATGACCCCGAACGATTCCGACGATCCGAACCACGAGACCGAATCGCGGGCGGCCGAACAGGAGTCGTTCGGCCGTCTCGCCCACGAGGTCCGACTCGAGATTCTGGCCGCTCTCGCCGCGGGGGCGCCGCTCCAGTACGCGGACCTGTTCGATCGATCGTCGGCGACCGATCGCGGCCGGTTCAACTACCACCTCCGGAACCTTCGGGACGGTTACGTCCAGGACACTGACGAGGGGTACGACCTCACCCACCAGGGGCGGTGGGCGACCAACGTGCTGGCCGCCCGCGTTCTCGGCCCGGCGGACGATTTGCCGGTCGCAGAGATCGACTCCCGGTGTGGGAACTGCGGCCGATCGGCCGTCGAGATGGGGTACCGCGACGGCGAATGCGTCGTCCGGTGTCGATCGTGTGAGCGGACCCTCTCACGGTTCGACTTCCCGCCGGGCGCGGCGCACGCGCGTTCCCGGGAATCGCTCGCCGAGGCGTACGCGGCGCGTACACGACACTACGTCACCCTCGCGGACGACGGCGTGTGTCCGTTCTGTGCCGGTCGCATGCGATCGGCGATCCGACCGGGAGCCGCGACGCACCCGGAGAGCCTCCCGGTCGTGTTCGACTGTTCGGGCTGTAGTGCGGCGCTTCGTGCCCCGATCGGACTCGTGCTCACGAACCGACCGGCCGTCTCGACGCGACTCCGCGAGCACGGGATCGAGCCCACCGACCGGCCGTTCTGGGAGTACGAGTGGGGGACGTTTTCGGCCCCAACGCTCGCGGGCACCGATCCGCTGGTCGCCGCCCTCGAACTGCCGTCCGGAGACGACTCCTGGACAGTGTTCGTGGGCGCGGACGTCGTGATTCGGGAGCGATCCGGCGACGTGGCCGACGGGGCGCGATAG
- a CDS encoding GNAT family N-acetyltransferase has product MPGHVFLEGDRVVLSVVERADPDLAALGHARNDPAFRRALGFDTPWSRDRVAEFLDSAANDESSINLLVCLAPDLERGNGPASDEPTAADPEILGAVNLFDVDRHTGTLSYWLYDAYQGEGYATEAVSAVVEYAFAELGLHRVEARAFAENDRSRALLDRLGFVHEGTERECDFANGEYRNVERYGLLEDEWDGPGWE; this is encoded by the coding sequence ATGCCAGGACACGTCTTCCTCGAGGGCGACCGCGTCGTCCTCAGCGTCGTCGAACGCGCCGACCCGGACCTCGCGGCGCTCGGACACGCCCGCAACGATCCCGCGTTTCGCCGCGCGCTCGGGTTCGACACGCCGTGGTCGCGCGATCGAGTGGCGGAGTTTCTCGACTCCGCGGCGAACGACGAATCGAGTATCAACCTCCTCGTCTGCCTCGCCCCGGATCTCGAACGCGGGAACGGACCCGCGTCTGACGAACCGACGGCGGCGGATCCAGAGATACTCGGGGCCGTCAACCTCTTCGACGTCGATCGCCACACCGGGACGCTCAGCTACTGGCTCTACGACGCGTACCAGGGCGAGGGGTACGCGACCGAGGCCGTCTCGGCGGTGGTCGAGTACGCGTTCGCCGAACTCGGCCTTCACCGGGTCGAAGCCCGGGCGTTCGCCGAGAACGATCGCTCGCGGGCCCTGCTCGACCGACTGGGGTTCGTCCACGAAGGGACCGAACGGGAGTGTGACTTCGCGAACGGCGAGTACCGGAACGTCGAGCGATACGGGCTCCTCGAAGACGAGTGGGACGGACCGGGGTGGGAGTAA
- a CDS encoding HAD family hydrolase: protein MTRTDTAYETLVFDLDRTLVVHDQSTADVFEAACARCGVEPFCDTDALELTSRLVANGSTELDAAAFDRRLFATAATAAGATIDPTELASAYDDVLDESAVSLRPGARTALALAEEYETALVTNGPERTHATKLAAAGIRDRFDVIVFGSDVSRVKPAPDPIERALGRLGSDPARALKIGDSLEKDVAGANAAGVDSVWIPFADRSRTTADPEPSYTLSTLAELPALLE, encoded by the coding sequence GTGACGAGGACCGACACCGCCTACGAGACCCTCGTTTTCGATCTCGATCGGACGCTAGTCGTACACGACCAGTCGACGGCGGACGTGTTCGAGGCCGCCTGTGCGCGCTGTGGCGTCGAGCCGTTTTGCGACACGGACGCGCTCGAACTCACCTCTCGGCTCGTCGCGAACGGGTCGACGGAACTCGACGCGGCGGCCTTCGATCGGCGGCTGTTCGCCACCGCGGCGACGGCGGCGGGCGCGACGATCGATCCGACGGAACTCGCGAGTGCGTACGACGACGTGCTAGACGAGAGCGCCGTCTCGCTCCGACCGGGGGCGCGAACGGCGCTCGCGCTCGCCGAGGAGTACGAGACGGCCCTCGTGACGAACGGACCGGAACGGACCCACGCGACGAAGCTCGCGGCCGCCGGTATCCGTGACCGGTTCGACGTGATCGTCTTCGGGAGCGACGTCTCGCGGGTCAAGCCGGCCCCGGACCCGATCGAACGCGCTCTGGGGCGACTGGGATCGGACCCGGCACGCGCGCTGAAGATCGGGGACTCGCTCGAGAAAGACGTCGCCGGTGCGAACGCCGCCGGTGTCGACTCGGTCTGGATCCCGTTCGCGGACCGATCGCGAACGACGGCCGATCCGGAACCGTCCTACACCCTCTCGACGCTGGCCGAGTTACCGGCGCTCCTCGAGTAG
- a CDS encoding SpoVR family protein produces the protein MSRTNSNADRFRKQAIATDLEEPVREARNLAQKLGLEPYPVKYWIVDYDEMNELIAYGGFQSRYPHWRWGMQYDKQQKQGQYSGGKAFEIVNNDNPAHAFLQESNTLADQKAVITHVEAHSDFFSNNEWFGLFTRGQADEAQVNAAAMLERHARAIDEYMSDPEIDRAEVEKWVDHCLSLEDNIDQHRVFERRLDIDGPVDKIDEDLAKKLDELDLSDEIKGEVFDEEWVEKLEGEDGPVNFPEEPQKDVLAFVREYGKQYDEEAGRGVEMEPWQRDILDMMRAEAYYFAAQKMTKVMNEGWAAYWESLMMSDEAFAGDDEFLNYADHMAKVLASPGLNPYSLGFELWEYVENTTNRREVLERLLRVEGISWRNLTDVVDFDEVLETLEPPQAIDDISSETLDQLEDVPDEWVDHDALDRARDGEIDVEKYPWKVLTYEGLARRHYSLVKRQHRGFLGRINQNELERIGRYLFDDARYVSVAEALEDVEFTAGWDRMFDVRESHNDVTFLDEFLTEEFITANNYFTYEHSAATGQFHVASDAADDVKKKLLLQFTNFGKPTIAVYDGNYNNANELLLGHQYNGVMLDLGQARETLKRIFELWGRPVNLLTIVKEVDDHDIEVAKRRNREPEPEERGKLLRYDGDEVTMEDVPWEEVDHLAADDVDYDTKPDEWLA, from the coding sequence ATGAGTAGAACGAATTCCAACGCGGACAGATTCCGCAAGCAAGCGATCGCGACCGACCTCGAGGAACCGGTACGGGAGGCGAGGAACCTGGCCCAGAAACTCGGCCTCGAACCCTACCCGGTCAAGTACTGGATCGTCGACTACGACGAGATGAACGAACTCATCGCCTACGGCGGATTCCAGTCGCGGTACCCGCACTGGCGGTGGGGGATGCAGTACGACAAGCAGCAAAAGCAGGGCCAGTACAGCGGCGGGAAGGCCTTCGAGATCGTCAACAACGACAACCCGGCCCACGCGTTCCTCCAGGAGTCGAACACGCTGGCCGACCAGAAGGCCGTCATCACCCACGTCGAGGCCCACTCCGACTTCTTCTCGAACAACGAGTGGTTCGGCCTCTTCACACGGGGCCAGGCCGACGAGGCCCAGGTCAACGCCGCGGCCATGCTCGAACGCCACGCCCGCGCGATCGACGAGTACATGTCCGATCCCGAGATCGATCGGGCCGAGGTCGAGAAGTGGGTCGATCACTGTCTCTCGCTGGAGGACAACATCGACCAGCACCGGGTGTTCGAGCGGCGACTCGACATCGACGGCCCGGTCGACAAGATCGACGAGGACCTCGCGAAGAAACTCGACGAACTCGACCTCTCGGACGAGATCAAGGGCGAGGTGTTCGACGAGGAGTGGGTCGAGAAACTCGAGGGCGAGGACGGCCCCGTGAACTTCCCGGAGGAACCCCAGAAAGACGTGCTCGCGTTCGTCCGCGAGTACGGCAAACAGTACGACGAGGAGGCCGGCCGCGGCGTCGAGATGGAGCCGTGGCAACGGGACATCCTCGACATGATGCGGGCGGAGGCGTACTACTTCGCCGCCCAGAAGATGACCAAGGTGATGAACGAGGGCTGGGCGGCCTACTGGGAGTCGCTGATGATGTCCGACGAGGCGTTCGCCGGCGACGACGAGTTCCTCAACTACGCCGATCACATGGCGAAAGTGCTCGCCTCGCCCGGGCTCAACCCCTACAGCCTCGGCTTCGAACTGTGGGAGTACGTCGAGAACACGACGAACCGCCGGGAGGTCCTCGAACGGCTCCTCCGCGTCGAGGGGATCTCGTGGCGCAACCTGACCGACGTCGTCGACTTCGACGAGGTGCTCGAGACGCTCGAGCCGCCGCAGGCGATCGACGACATCTCCAGCGAGACGCTGGACCAGCTCGAGGACGTCCCCGACGAGTGGGTCGACCACGACGCGCTCGATCGGGCCCGTGACGGCGAGATCGACGTCGAGAAATACCCGTGGAAGGTGCTCACCTACGAGGGGCTGGCCCGCCGCCACTACTCGCTGGTCAAGCGCCAACATCGCGGTTTCCTCGGCCGGATCAACCAGAACGAACTCGAGCGGATCGGGCGCTACCTGTTCGACGACGCGCGGTACGTGTCGGTCGCGGAGGCCCTCGAGGACGTCGAGTTCACCGCCGGCTGGGACCGCATGTTCGACGTCCGCGAGAGCCACAACGACGTCACCTTCCTCGACGAGTTCCTCACGGAGGAGTTCATCACCGCGAACAACTACTTCACGTACGAACACTCCGCGGCGACCGGTCAGTTCCACGTGGCCAGCGACGCCGCCGACGACGTGAAGAAGAAGCTTCTCCTCCAGTTCACCAACTTCGGGAAGCCGACGATCGCGGTCTACGACGGCAACTACAACAACGCCAACGAACTCCTGCTCGGCCACCAGTACAACGGCGTCATGCTCGACCTGGGTCAGGCCCGGGAGACGCTCAAACGGATCTTCGAGCTGTGGGGGCGCCCCGTCAATCTCCTGACGATCGTCAAGGAGGTCGACGACCACGACATCGAAGTCGCCAAGCGCCGCAACCGCGAGCCGGAGCCGGAAGAGCGCGGCAAACTGCTCCGGTACGACGGCGACGAGGTGACGATGGAGGACGTCCCCTGGGAGGAGGTCGATCACCTCGCCGCCGACGACGTCGACTACGACACGAAACCCGACGAGTGGCTGGCCTGA